From Microlunatus capsulatus, a single genomic window includes:
- a CDS encoding DoxX family protein, which produces MQIASVVMSVLLAAVLTVSAVAKLARVPAVVESITGVGWPASRLWVLAVVELAGAAGLLVGLAVPVLGLAAAVGAALYFVAAVVSHLRLRQSASAALGPLAIAVATVVVLVLAR; this is translated from the coding sequence GTGCAGATCGCGTCCGTGGTGATGTCGGTGCTCCTCGCGGCGGTGCTGACGGTCTCGGCCGTCGCCAAGCTGGCCCGGGTGCCCGCGGTGGTGGAGTCGATCACGGGAGTGGGCTGGCCGGCGTCGCGGCTGTGGGTGCTGGCGGTGGTCGAGCTGGCCGGCGCGGCCGGTCTGCTCGTGGGCCTCGCCGTCCCGGTTCTCGGGCTGGCCGCCGCGGTCGGCGCCGCCCTCTACTTCGTCGCCGCCGTGGTCTCCCACCTGCGGCTGCGCCAGTCGGCGTCCGCCGCCCTCGGCCCGCTCGCGATCGCGGTGGCCACGGTCGTGGTGCTGGTCCTGGCCCGGTGA
- a CDS encoding GAF and ANTAR domain-containing protein encodes MAGPPLEPSPLPFREIQALLLSTRDVDDFLQDLAGLAAQAVPGLPLACGVTMRLASRTLTVASSDARAERLDESQYQARSGPCLQALSTGQAVRCDDVEHEERWPDYTRHARGEGLRSSLSLPLVATGSTSGALNLYAFDRTAMAEDPEVRGRLELLATQASDSLRFVTRQLEDTALISQLEQALSSRSVIDQAIGILIGRHHLSAADAFDLLRRRSQTSQTKLRAVAADLVEEASGHPATPGRTFRSNQD; translated from the coding sequence ATGGCAGGACCCCCGCTCGAGCCCTCCCCGCTGCCCTTCCGCGAGATCCAGGCGCTGCTGCTCAGCACCCGCGACGTCGACGACTTCCTGCAGGACCTCGCCGGGCTGGCGGCCCAGGCGGTCCCCGGGCTCCCGCTGGCCTGCGGCGTCACCATGCGCCTCGCCAGCCGCACCCTCACCGTCGCCTCCAGCGACGCCCGGGCGGAGCGGCTCGACGAGTCGCAGTACCAGGCGCGGAGCGGACCCTGCCTGCAGGCCCTGAGCACGGGGCAGGCCGTCCGCTGCGACGACGTCGAGCACGAGGAGCGCTGGCCGGACTACACCCGCCACGCCCGCGGCGAGGGCCTGCGCAGCTCGTTGTCGCTGCCGCTGGTCGCGACCGGCTCGACGTCGGGGGCCCTGAACCTCTACGCCTTCGACCGCACCGCGATGGCTGAGGACCCCGAGGTCCGCGGCCGCCTCGAGCTGCTGGCCACCCAGGCCTCGGACTCGCTGCGGTTCGTCACCCGGCAGCTCGAGGACACCGCCCTGATCAGCCAGCTCGAGCAGGCCCTCAGCTCGCGCAGCGTCATCGACCAGGCGATCGGCATCCTCATCGGACGGCACCACCTGAGCGCGGCGGACGCCTTCGACCTGCTCCGGCGCCGGAGCCAGACCAGCCAGACCAAGCTGCGCGCCGTCGCGGCGGACCTGGTGGAGGAGGCCAGCGGGCACCCCGCCACCCCGGGGCGCACCTTCCGGTCCAACCAGGACTGA
- a CDS encoding GAF and ANTAR domain-containing protein, producing the protein MSLRRAYQSAVVEAATQHHEPAAALPLILVQACLSVLPVAGAGISITAELRLPLAATSVAVAEAERLQTTLGEGPCLDAVTSGRPVAVALEAMADRWPVYAAELLAATPFRSVASLPLELDGTRLGAVDLYSLDPDAPFGDLTEVIDAVIDPMGAVLVGEAEWVPQLLQGFGEPTQAAARRLDVWTAVGMVVHSLALTADDALAVLRGYAFSRTLSLETVAERLIERRLEPEALADAS; encoded by the coding sequence GTGAGCCTGCGCCGCGCGTACCAGAGCGCGGTGGTGGAGGCGGCGACGCAGCACCACGAGCCCGCCGCCGCCCTGCCGCTGATCCTGGTCCAGGCCTGCCTGTCCGTGCTCCCGGTGGCCGGGGCGGGCATCAGCATCACCGCCGAGCTCCGGCTCCCGCTGGCCGCCACCTCGGTGGCCGTCGCCGAGGCCGAGCGGCTGCAGACGACGCTGGGGGAGGGTCCGTGCCTGGACGCCGTCACCTCCGGCCGGCCGGTCGCCGTCGCGCTGGAGGCGATGGCCGACCGGTGGCCCGTGTACGCGGCCGAGCTGCTCGCCGCGACGCCGTTCCGCTCGGTCGCCTCCCTGCCGCTGGAGCTGGACGGCACGAGGCTCGGCGCCGTCGACCTCTACTCCCTGGACCCGGACGCCCCCTTCGGGGACCTCACCGAGGTCATCGACGCGGTCATCGACCCCATGGGTGCGGTGCTGGTGGGCGAGGCCGAGTGGGTGCCGCAGCTGCTGCAGGGCTTCGGCGAGCCGACGCAGGCCGCCGCCCGCCGGCTCGACGTCTGGACCGCCGTCGGGATGGTCGTCCACTCCCTGGCGCTGACGGCCGACGACGCGCTGGCCGTCCTGCGGGGGTACGCCTTCAGCCGCACGCTGAGCCTCGAGACGGTGGCCGAGCGCCTGATCGAGCGACGACTCGAGCCCGAGGCGCTCGCCGACGCCTCCTGA